The Helianthus annuus cultivar XRQ/B chromosome 16, HanXRQr2.0-SUNRISE, whole genome shotgun sequence genome includes a window with the following:
- the LOC110919511 gene encoding uncharacterized mitochondrial protein AtMg00810-like — MSEATPIGTPLPTNHGITLDLKGESVNSSYYRAMTGSLMYLIASRPNIMYPTCLLARYQANPKASHLGAVKRIFRYLKGCPDTGLWYPKDDSLDLVAFSDSDFGGCKIDGKSTTAGCQFLGSRLVTWQCKEQTCVATSTCEAEYIAAASCCSQVLWIQQQMRD, encoded by the coding sequence ATGTCTGaagcaacgcccattggtaccccacttccgaCTAATCACGGGATTACTCTGGACTTGAAGGGTGAAAGTGTCAACTCTTCTTATTATCGCGCTATGACCGGATCACTCATGTATCTCATAGCATCGAGGCCtaacatcatgtatccaacgtgcctgcttgcaagATATCAAGCTAACCCTAAAGCATCTCATCTTGGAGCTGTTAAGAGGATTTTCCGCTATCTGAAGGGATGCCCGGACACCGGTCtctggtaccctaaggatgatagtCTTGACTTGGTTGCTTTTAGTGATTCAGATTTCGGCGGATGCAAAATAGatggcaaatccacaacggctggatgtcaatTCTTGGGAAGTCGCTTAGTCACGTGGCAGTGCAAGGAGCAAacttgtgtcgctacatcaacttgtgaagctgaatacattgctgccgcAAGTTGTTGCTCTCAAGTTCTATGGATTcagcaacaaatgcgcgactag